The genomic region TGTAtcgtgtttaaaaatgtaaaacatacaTGAAGTGTTGATATCTGACACCTGCctactgataatgctgaaatagGCCAAATTACAAACATTAATGTAACACCTAATAAGGCAGATCCTTTGTCTCTTTGGTTATTAAatctttattgttttttattctaGTTTTAAGATGCCATGAGGgtcaacaataacaacatgtGTTGGTTGCAAAGCAGCTATTGGTGTGGCCACCAAGACCTGCAAATATTGCCAATCAGTGCAGCCAAGAAAGCAAAGACTGGCAAAAAAACTTCAGAAATTTGAGGACAGAAAGGAGATGTGGTTaaaagaccaaaacaaaaaccaaaCCACCTCTCATGTTATTGATGAGGCATCTGTCTTGGTATGTGTTTAACGTCTGTAGCCCACAAtatttaagacatttataattgcttatatttctgtatatattacataatatatatatatatttttttttaggtggAAAAGTTAAACACATTGGGGTACAAGGCCATAGTCTTTATTGGAAAGAAAACCAAAAAGCAGAAAACCTGGTCCGCACAAGTCCTCCAGCCAAAATGGCAGCTGTCAGACCATTCTGAAAAATGCCTTGACAGGATGAAGGCTCTCTTTGAACTGTTAATTAATGGTAAGTGTGTGTGATTATTTAAAATCTTACTCCATAgtcaacataaaaataaataggacACAGCAATTACAGTTGGGCATTTTCTTGGTACTGCTGTCACAGGGCAAACCACAATGGGCCAAAAATTGCTTCATCAAATTTGGTCTTTGTTTTATCCAATAGGTgtttcttttagagctgtaataattaattgatatttgaaattatatatatatatatatatatatatatatatatatatatatatatatatatatatatcatcttTGACTTTGGGAAACACTGgtcagcatttttttaaattttctgaTGGTTTATGACACCTAATCGATTCAGTTCATATGAGATAATGAGTCCATAGGGCAGCATTTATAGACAGAAGAATACAAAAGACAAATGTACAGGACGTTTCCTAATGGAGCACAGTCCCTGCTAGAAAAAAAAGGGACATTTGTTCTTATTACAGGAGGTGAATACATTTCTCTTTTTGTACCATTTAGATTGTACTAACCAGCAGTCCACCACCACCAGTCCTCCTCCCATCCAGCCCACCACCACCAGTCCTCCTCCCATCCAGTCCACCACCACCAGTCCTCCTCCCATCCAGTCCACCACCACCAGTCCTCCTCCCATCCAGTCCACCACCAGTTCTCCCATCCTACCCATCACTGAACAACCTCAGCAAAAACACGGTAAGTTCTGCTGATTTTTTCAAATAGCATTATAAATCATGATTCAATTGCTAGTTCCTGTTTCTTTTTCATATGTTGTTTAATCATGGTTATACATGATAACCATGTTAAACATTTAATCTGTCTCTCCTTCTTAAACTgaaataatactactaataaatggtcattataaataataataataaataaggaaatgtatttaaatttgaaaaaaaaagtgactgATTAGTGTGATGTGACTTCTGAGGTGTTATACCAGTATCTACTGTAATAATGTAGATCTGGATATCTTGTCTTTCAAATATTACTAAAGGGAAGGGAAGTATAATGTTTCAAAATTCTGACAGGATGATTTACAGATGCTGAAGCAAAAACAAACTACTGGCAAGTGAATTACTGAGGTCGTATCGGCCACAACGTGCCACCAGAACAGCTTCAATCTAAATAGGAACTGATGATGATGGAGAGCACTGTTGCACATCCAACAGTCTTCTGTGGGTGTTTGGTGCCTCATTTTTAGCTGTATATATAATTCACTTCAGTCTACTGTGTATATGGACAAGCTCAGTATGTGCACACACATATCAAAATACATGTCTGTAACAATTTCCGTCCTATGCTTTTTTCTGTtaagtaagggataatgtatAGTTACGCAGTTGTTATTAGTGTGTTAATACAACCACGCCAGTTTGATCAGTACTTGAATCAAGTCTGAAGGGGTTGTATTCGCTATAACAATCGCCTTGCTACACATTATCCTGCTTATTACATGGTTACCTATaccaaataaatcaataatttgTCAGTGTAATCAGTTTCTTATTACTCAgtttgtttatgtgtttataCACATATAAATTATGCCCGTGATGATCATACAAACCCCTATTGCAGTGAAGGTTCCTATATTCATGAATATACAATGAAGACAAGATATTTAATGttcaaactgaaaaaaactgaaaagctttattttttttttgcaaatattcAGTCATTTTGAATGTCATGGGGCATGGGTATATCATGTACACTACCACACACCCATGACTTTTGAACTTTGAGCACTGATAACAATCTGGGTGGTCCTTTTCCTCTTTATGCCCAATCATGACACTCACGTGTTTCCACTGAACCTGTGGAACCATGTTCCAAACATTCCCAGTCTTGATCTTGTCCCAGGTTTTATAGGAGTATGTTGCAGGCCTCAAATTCAAAATGAGTTAATATTAGCTAACTAACAATAAAGTTTTTCAGCTTGTCTTTGTAGAGTATTCAGTTTAATATAGGTTTGAAAATGATTTGCAAATCGTTTATTTTCGTTTTACAGTTGACTCAGCCTTGTTGAAATTAGGGTTTGTAAAACACATTGAATCAgattgacaaaattttcatagttaaataaagaaaatacgTAAATAATTCTCATCATTCTGTGAGACACTGTGCTCTGTGAATTGAAGCATTATCTGTCTGGAAGACACATCTCCCATCAATATTGAGGTTATAGGAGAAAGGTAATATGTGTAGGAGGAACTAAATTCATTGTTTTTCCCCTCATCTTCCAGAGTTTTCCTTCAATTGGTCTCCTGTGTGTACATCTTGTAGTCTATAAACCTTGGTAGAGCGAAGAAGTGACCATACAGCATATGGTTAAACAATATCCATGTATTTCAATGAGTGCCCTGCAAAAGATTACAATCAATATCTTTCCAATTGTAATGtgatattatatatttgttattttgaataaagGTATTTAGACCAGTATTTATTGTAATAACAGCTCTTCACAGATACATTTCCTTAatctcaacagatatgtctgcaagcaataaaaagaagaagaagaagacttCTGCAGCCTCAGACATGAaattgagggggaaaaaaaatcacccAGAGGTTATAAAGCTTTCCTAGATTTACATTTCTCCATTTCAAATCAGACTTCAAATACAGTGATTATTTTGCCTTAGCCAGATATAAGTCATAAATACATTATGTGTTGCctgtcaaaattattttttaattaattgatgAAGATGTATGAGGTCAAACTCATGTACtgttttttgctctttcagAATGTAACCATGGAATCCCAGAAGGGGACTCTTTCTATCCTGTGAAGAGGGTGATCCGCTGCAAAATGCAGAAGGTTAGCTTTACAATAATTAAAAGTCGCAAATGTACTCTGTGGAATTGCAGCACCTCAACTGGAAACCACTTAACCCCCTAACTTTGATGTTTTTCCAGGGGATCCAAATGAAGTTGGTGGAATGGGAGCCCTGTTCACTTTGGTATGTACAATTTGATAGTTTGATTGGAATAGCCTAATTCTTAGTACTTTAAAACTTAAAGTAATAGCTTTGGTTTGTGTTTGTGGGTGGCTGTGGCTCAGTGTGTGAAGTGTCCTTGGGCACTCTTCGAGAGAGTTCCACATCTAATGCTGGCTATTTTTAATGCAAGCATGTCAGCCATTCACAGGAGTGGGTGTTTACAATGAGGTATCACAGCAGTCACACCCCttcaaacagagcgttcaaatcagagacTAAAATCGCAGTCAGGATACGTTTTTAAATGAGACTGGGTTGCAATTACATTAActgctcagtggttagagcatggcactagcaattccaaggtcatgggttcgatcccagggattgcacatactctGATACAAATATATAGTATCAGATATAGTATAATGCAGTATAGTATAacgcaatgtaagtcgctttggataaaagcgtctgacaaatgcataaatgtaaatgtaactgCAAGTTCACAGAT from Megalobrama amblycephala isolate DHTTF-2021 linkage group LG7, ASM1881202v1, whole genome shotgun sequence harbors:
- the LOC125272883 gene encoding probable serine/threonine-protein kinase samkC is translated as MWLKDQNKNQTTSHVIDEASVLVEKLNTLGYKAIVFIGKKTKKQKTWSAQVLQPKWQLSDHSEKCLDRMKALFELLINDCTNQQSTTTSPPPIQPTTTSPPPIQSTTTSPPPIQSTTTSPPPIQSTTSSPILPITEQPQQKHDMSASNKKKKKKTSAASDMKLRGKKNHPENVTMESQKGTLSIL